The following proteins are co-located in the Candidatus Micrarchaeota archaeon genome:
- a CDS encoding Glu/Leu/Phe/Val dehydrogenase: MVEMSPFEHAKQLVEEIGSKIGLTDREKQLLLTHEKIAHKRIVVKGNVYHAWRIVHSTALGPSKGGIRYHPNVNEEEVKALSFWMSVKNAVSGLPYGGAKGGIKFDPREVDEETLEMISREYVRAFHEMFGADKDIPAPDVYTNPKVMGWMLDEYEKITGRKTPAMITGKPVALGGIKLRGTSTAKGGFIMLEELVHRENLDRPKMTVAVQGFGNAGSNFARLCADAGIKVVAVSDSKGGIYDADGLNVSGVFEAKTTSGSVTNYDKGVKISNDDLIKLDVDVLVLAALEGVIRKDNVNGVKAKYIIELANGPITPEADRILVEKGVTVLPDVIANSGGVVGSYLEWVQGRSGFFYDDAELEERFSRRMKQTFDNVYGYAKEHETDLRTAAYAIAMRRIIDAERARGALRS, encoded by the coding sequence GTGGTAGAAATGTCTCCGTTTGAACATGCAAAACAACTTGTTGAGGAGATAGGGTCGAAAATCGGGCTTACTGATAGAGAGAAACAACTGTTACTCACGCATGAAAAAATAGCGCATAAACGGATCGTTGTAAAGGGTAATGTGTACCATGCATGGCGTATAGTGCACAGTACCGCTCTAGGACCGTCAAAAGGAGGAATACGTTATCATCCGAACGTCAACGAGGAAGAGGTTAAGGCGTTGTCCTTTTGGATGAGTGTTAAGAACGCTGTGTCCGGGTTACCCTACGGTGGTGCGAAGGGCGGTATAAAGTTTGACCCGCGCGAAGTTGATGAGGAAACGTTGGAGATGATCAGTCGCGAATATGTGCGTGCGTTCCATGAGATGTTCGGAGCAGATAAGGATATCCCTGCACCGGATGTTTATACAAATCCTAAGGTCATGGGTTGGATGTTGGACGAATACGAAAAAATAACCGGACGCAAGACGCCTGCTATGATCACCGGAAAACCTGTGGCTCTGGGTGGGATTAAACTCCGTGGTACATCAACCGCTAAAGGCGGGTTCATCATGTTGGAAGAACTTGTACATCGCGAAAACCTAGACAGACCCAAGATGACCGTTGCTGTCCAAGGGTTCGGTAACGCGGGAAGTAATTTTGCAAGGTTGTGTGCAGATGCAGGCATCAAGGTGGTGGCGGTAAGTGACAGCAAAGGCGGTATCTACGATGCTGACGGGTTAAACGTATCAGGTGTGTTCGAGGCAAAGACAACGAGCGGTTCGGTAACGAACTACGATAAAGGTGTAAAGATATCTAACGATGACCTGATCAAACTCGACGTTGATGTGTTGGTACTGGCCGCTTTGGAAGGTGTCATCCGCAAAGATAACGTGAACGGTGTCAAAGCCAAATACATCATCGAACTTGCCAACGGTCCGATTACTCCTGAAGCAGATAGAATACTTGTTGAAAAAGGTGTTACTGTATTGCCCGATGTGATCGCCAATTCGGGCGGTGTTGTAGGCAGTTACCTTGAATGGGTCCAAGGCAGGTCTGGTTTCTTCTACGATGATGCGGAATTGGAAGAGAGGTTCTCTAGACGGATGAAACAAACCTTTGATAACGTCTACGGATACGCGAAAGAGCATGAAACAGACCTACGAACCGCCGCATACGCTATCGCGATGCGGCGGATAATCGATGCGGAGCGCGCCCGCGGCGCGCTCCGCAGTTAA
- the trxA gene encoding thioredoxin, whose amino-acid sequence MEVNDTNFEKEVIERSKEIPVIVDFWAPWCMPCRILSPILEKLEKEYKDRVVLAALNVDENPVTATLYSIRSIPSVKIFVDGKVKDGFIGALPEPAVRQWLEKNLK is encoded by the coding sequence ATGGAGGTAAACGATACGAATTTCGAAAAGGAGGTCATCGAACGTTCCAAAGAGATCCCTGTGATAGTGGATTTTTGGGCGCCTTGGTGTATGCCGTGCAGGATTCTATCCCCCATACTTGAGAAGTTGGAGAAGGAATACAAGGATAGGGTTGTTCTTGCGGCTTTGAATGTTGATGAGAATCCGGTTACAGCAACCCTCTACAGTATTCGGAGCATACCATCGGTGAAGATATTTGTGGACGGTAAGGTTAAGGATGGGTTTATAGGTGCATTACCCGAGCCCGCGGTACGTCAATGGTTGGAAAAGAACCTTAAATAA